The genomic stretch AACCTGGAAATGTGGCCTACGAACGTTACGGCCTGCGAGCCAATCGCGCATCGACCTACGCCGCCTGGTTCCGCGCCGTCTGCAAGAAGTACCCACACAAGAAGGCCCCTCATAGCCGTATCCTTCCACCAGCCAACGTAGCGCAGTCATGCCGGCCTCCACTGCGAACTGAGGGTTCTTATCTTCAAAATCGCGCGCCGCCCGGGTCAGTGTCTGTGGCGAGCAGGGCGTGCGATTGGCAAGCGTGATGGCTTCGTCAAACAGCTTGGCGTCTTTGGCCGCGGCGAACCACTTGCCTTCCTCGCCTGGCGTTTCGGTCACGAGATCGTCGAGTACCTCGGCGGCCTTCTTGTGGGGGTACTTCTTGCAGACGGCGCGGAACCAGGCGGCGTAAGTCGATGCGCGATTGGCTCGCAGGCCGTAACGTTCGTAGGCCACATTTCCAGGTTCTGGAACCTGGTTGCAGCATCTGCTATACGTTACCGAAGGAGGAACGAACGGCGGAACCTACAACCGAGGCACCCATGGAACGAACCCTCTCCCAGAACGAGGCCAAGGTGGTCCTCGACCTCGAGTGGCGGAACCAGAAGACCGTCACCCTGGCCGAGCTGCGCGAAGCGCTCGGTGCTTCGGAGGGCTACGCCCGCAAGCTCGCCCACGGGCTGGTGAAGAAGGGCTGGCTCGAGCGTCTGCGCCCGGGCCTGTTCCAACTCGTCCCCGCTGATCGCGGCCGCGAGGGGGTCGCCGACACGAACCCGCTCGCCGCCGGCGCTGTGCTGGTTCCCAAGCTCCGTCTTCGAGTCGACGACCAAGCGTTTCTGGTACGCCAGTGGCAACTCTTCGTGCAGTTGGCGAGCGTAATTGATCTTCTCCTTGGCGTCGTCGACGTTGTAGCTGACGAACACACTCGCGTGGATCTCCGCCTGGTTTGTGGACGCGTCCACCATCAGCGTAAGCACATCTGGATCGGTCTCGCTACGAAGCACTAATCAATCTCCGTTTCACAATGGCGGTAGAGAATCTGCCAAACACGACGCTCGCTGAGGTTCATGCGCTCCGCGATCTCTCGACCTGTTAGACGGCACCTCGTCAGAGTCTCGTTTTGGTCCGCGCGCGCGTAAGTATGGAAGTCACTACCCGCACTACCCGCCAAGGCTCCTAACCACCTGAGATTTCGTGTGAAAAGGCGGCGGGTAGTGGGCTCAGCACTACCCGCCCACTACCCGCTGACTACCCGCCGATTCTGACTCACTTGCTCGCGGGAGCCGATATGCTCAGTCGCGATGAGTATTGCGGCGCCTGGGCGCCTGTTGGCAAGTGGCTGAAATTCCTGTGTGAACGCGCTGTCTT from Pseudomonadota bacterium encodes the following:
- a CDS encoding type IV toxin-antitoxin system AbiEi family antitoxin domain-containing protein → MERTLSQNEAKVVLDLEWRNQKTVTLAELREALGASEGYARKLAHGLVKKGWLERLRPGLFQLVPADRGREGVADTNPLAAGAVLVPKLRLRVDDQAFLVRQWQLFVQLASVIDLLLGVVDVVADEHTRVDLRLVCGRVHHQRKHIWIGLATKH